From a single Fusobacterium ulcerans ATCC 49185 genomic region:
- a CDS encoding toxin-antitoxin system YwqK family antitoxin: MKKILIIFSLFILMISCNIGKRELDISKKEERDGIIYIINEKKPFTGKITAKYEDGKMKSEENFKEGKYDGAVKEYFSNGQLAFEGMFKDGELNGEAKIYFDNGQIENESSYINNKIEGICKIYYEDGKLRNVINFKDDKRNGPSEYYYPNGQLQYLENYVDDILQGEGKIYYDNGILKEENNYLDGKYHGLVKAYYPTGKLESEYNYKNGKAHGESKIYYENGKIKNIVNFVEDKINGVSKIYYDNGQLEGEYTFVDNQFDGLFRKYSRDGKVTNEAIFKQGKVEKIIK, encoded by the coding sequence ATGAAAAAAATTCTTATAATTTTTTCTCTTTTTATCTTAATGATTAGTTGTAATATTGGAAAAAGAGAGCTTGATATATCAAAAAAAGAAGAGAGAGATGGAATAATCTATATTATTAATGAAAAGAAACCTTTTACTGGAAAAATCACTGCCAAATATGAAGATGGCAAAATGAAATCTGAAGAGAATTTTAAAGAGGGTAAATATGATGGTGCTGTAAAAGAATATTTCTCAAATGGACAGCTCGCTTTTGAAGGAATGTTTAAAGATGGAGAATTAAATGGAGAAGCAAAAATATACTTTGATAATGGGCAAATAGAGAATGAATCATCTTATATTAATAACAAAATTGAAGGTATTTGTAAGATATATTATGAAGACGGAAAATTAAGAAATGTTATAAATTTTAAAGATGACAAAAGAAATGGTCCTTCTGAATATTACTATCCTAATGGACAACTGCAGTATTTAGAAAATTATGTTGATGATATACTCCAAGGAGAAGGAAAAATATATTATGACAATGGTATTTTGAAAGAGGAAAACAATTACCTTGATGGAAAATATCATGGTTTAGTAAAAGCATATTACCCAACTGGGAAATTGGAAAGCGAATATAATTATAAAAATGGAAAAGCTCATGGAGAATCAAAAATTTATTATGAAAATGGAAAGATAAAAAACATTGTTAATTTCGTTGAAGATAAAATCAATGGAGTTTCTAAAATTTACTATGATAATGGCCAACTTGAAGGAGAATATACTTTTGTTGATAATCAGTTTGATGGTTTATTCAGAAAATATTCAAGAGATGGTAAAGTTACTAATGAAGCTATATTCAAACAGGGAAAAGTAGAAAAAATTATTAAATAA
- a CDS encoding SAP domain-containing protein, protein MENFKIGLLLKLVNDGDYDTEDSKSLLNKYEINEKNYLKTALKEDYIKICDIHQGTVKELKEILKNAGLVQTGNKETLIQRVSENVNETELKKYFGNDKYKLTPLGRKFLKDNMENIEKTLSENEEKEKKKKEEAVVEETREEIIAEEEIQKKIENTVKAEEKIEKIEDKLEEVIIKEEIKEEVKAEEIKKDTAREKNEKEVLVHKDKFAKNYLIAGIIIIVVVVCINMFL, encoded by the coding sequence GTGGAAAATTTTAAGATTGGGCTTTTGTTAAAGTTGGTAAATGATGGAGACTATGACACAGAGGATTCAAAGTCGTTGCTGAATAAATATGAAATTAATGAAAAAAATTATTTGAAAACAGCATTAAAAGAAGATTATATAAAAATATGTGATATTCATCAAGGAACAGTAAAAGAACTTAAAGAGATTTTAAAAAATGCTGGTTTGGTACAAACAGGGAATAAAGAAACTCTTATCCAAAGGGTTAGTGAAAATGTAAATGAAACTGAATTAAAAAAGTATTTTGGAAATGATAAGTATAAATTAACTCCGTTAGGAAGAAAGTTTTTAAAGGATAATATGGAAAATATTGAAAAAACATTATCTGAAAATGAGGAAAAGGAAAAGAAAAAGAAAGAAGAAGCAGTAGTTGAAGAAACAAGAGAAGAAATTATTGCAGAAGAAGAAATACAAAAGAAAATAGAAAATACAGTTAAAGCTGAAGAAAAAATAGAAAAAATTGAAGATAAGTTAGAAGAAGTAATTATTAAAGAAGAGATAAAAGAAGAAGTAAAAGCTGAGGAAATAAAAAAAGATACAGCAAGAGAAAAAAATGAAAAAGAAGTATTGGTACATAAAGATAAATTTGCAAAAAATTATCTAATAGCAGGAATTATAATTATTGTAGTTGTAGTATGTATAAATATGTTTTTATAA
- the corA gene encoding magnesium/cobalt transporter CorA — translation MKNKKVGLAPGTLVYTGELKDEKIKIIFYSYNEETVKKVIDNSLDKLSLFNEKNFVNWIAIEGVHDVELIKKIGTFYEIDNLVLEDILNIDQRPKFEEREKYISFFLKMIYLNKKNNEIEYEQISFILGEGYLITFQEKTGNIFDNLQERIENGIGRLRKKKENYLMYALFDIIVDNYFLILEDFEEKIEALEEKIVNNPSQKIIEDIISLKKEISKFKRNVIPIKEILIKISNVDYFDESMNIYLKDLHDHGTIIYESIEIIYNRSNDLIQLCHSSIGNNMNEIMKILTTISTIFIPLSFLAGLYGMNFQYMPELSWEYGYYFVLGLMFIVVAGMILYFKRKNWW, via the coding sequence ATGAAAAATAAAAAAGTTGGACTGGCACCAGGAACTCTTGTATATACTGGGGAGCTAAAAGATGAAAAAATTAAAATTATTTTTTATTCATATAATGAAGAAACCGTAAAAAAAGTAATTGATAATTCTCTTGATAAATTATCTTTATTTAATGAAAAAAATTTTGTAAATTGGATAGCTATTGAAGGTGTGCATGATGTTGAATTAATAAAAAAAATAGGAACTTTTTATGAAATAGATAATCTAGTGCTGGAAGATATCTTGAATATAGATCAACGTCCAAAATTTGAAGAAAGAGAAAAATATATATCATTTTTCTTAAAAATGATATATCTAAATAAAAAAAATAATGAAATTGAATATGAACAGATTTCTTTTATTTTAGGAGAAGGTTATTTGATAACTTTTCAAGAAAAAACTGGAAATATTTTTGATAATCTTCAAGAAAGAATAGAAAATGGAATAGGAAGACTAAGGAAGAAAAAAGAAAATTATTTGATGTATGCACTTTTTGACATTATTGTAGATAATTACTTTTTAATTTTAGAGGATTTTGAAGAAAAGATAGAAGCTTTGGAAGAAAAAATAGTCAATAATCCATCTCAAAAGATTATAGAAGACATCATAAGTTTAAAAAAAGAAATTTCAAAATTTAAAAGAAATGTTATACCTATTAAAGAAATTTTAATAAAAATTTCAAATGTTGATTATTTTGATGAAAGTATGAATATATATTTAAAGGATCTTCATGACCATGGAACTATAATCTATGAAAGTATAGAAATAATCTACAATAGAAGTAATGATTTAATTCAGCTTTGTCATTCATCAATAGGAAATAATATGAATGAAATAATGAAAATATTGACAACTATATCTACTATTTTTATTCCTTTGAGTTTTTTAGCTGGACTTTATGGAATGAATTTTCAATATATGCCAGAATTGTCTTGGGAATATGGATATTACTTTGTTTTAGGATTAATGTTTATTGTTGTTGCAGGAATGATTTTATACTTTAAAAGAAAAAACTGGTGGTGA
- a CDS encoding adhesion protein FadA, with protein sequence MKKIITLLGTLLITISSFAVSADDFEVQMKSLEKEYQLLLQKEDQRYAEEKEIAETAATVLTGQKDLYKSVTASLNELQQMGKYVFYKDDYNQLLEKYKIILTDIQKSMNEQQIIIDNFKQIQAEKEGNK encoded by the coding sequence ATGAAAAAAATAATAACATTACTTGGTACTCTACTCATAACTATTTCATCTTTTGCTGTTTCTGCAGATGATTTTGAAGTTCAAATGAAATCTTTGGAAAAAGAATATCAGCTTCTTTTACAGAAAGAAGATCAAAGATATGCTGAAGAAAAAGAAATAGCTGAAACAGCAGCAACAGTTCTTACAGGACAAAAAGATCTTTACAAAAGTGTAACTGCCAGTCTAAACGAATTACAGCAAATGGGAAAATATGTTTTTTATAAAGATGACTATAATCAGCTTCTAGAAAAATATAAGATTATATTAACAGATATACAAAAATCTATGAATGAACAACAGATTATAATTGATAATTTTAAACAAATACAAGCAGAAAAAGAAGGAAATAAATAA
- the nagE gene encoding N-acetylglucosamine-specific PTS transporter subunit IIBC: protein MFSYLQKIGKALMVPVAVLPAAAILLGLGYWIDPVGWGGESVLAAFFIKSGGAIIDNMPILFAIGVAFGMSKDKNGSAALAGLVSFLVVTTLLSPGAVGMIKGIPANEVPAGFAKINNQFTGILCGVISSALYNKFSEVELPKFLSFFSGKRLVPIISSFVMMLVSFILMYIWPAVYSGLVSFGEGISKLGPVGAGIYGFFNRLLIPVGLHHALNSVFWFDVAGINDIPNFLGGAKSIAEGTAVIGKTGMYQAGFFPIMMFGLLGACLAFVKTAKPENRAKISSIMLAAGFASFFTGVTEPIEFAFMFVAPGLYLLHAILTGISVFIAASMHWMAGFGFSAGFIDLVLSTRNPLAQGWYMLIIQGLVFFVIYYVVFKYAIEKFNLKTPGREDDDTAEVTETVKVTSNTELATALLPLLGGKANIVNIDNCTTRLRLDVVDSSVVKDGEIKKLVPGVLKPSKTAVQVIVGPEVEFVATELKKLV from the coding sequence ATGTTTAGTTATCTTCAAAAAATAGGTAAAGCGCTTATGGTGCCAGTTGCAGTTCTGCCTGCTGCTGCAATATTATTAGGTTTAGGATATTGGATTGACCCTGTAGGATGGGGGGGAGAAAGTGTATTAGCAGCTTTCTTTATTAAATCAGGAGGGGCAATAATTGATAATATGCCTATTCTGTTTGCTATTGGTGTAGCATTTGGTATGTCTAAAGATAAAAACGGATCAGCAGCTCTTGCTGGATTAGTTTCTTTCTTAGTTGTAACTACTTTATTATCTCCAGGTGCAGTAGGAATGATAAAAGGAATTCCTGCAAATGAAGTACCTGCTGGTTTTGCTAAGATAAACAACCAATTTACAGGTATTCTTTGTGGGGTTATATCTTCAGCACTTTATAATAAATTCAGTGAGGTAGAATTACCTAAATTCCTATCTTTCTTTAGTGGAAAAAGACTTGTTCCAATTATTTCATCATTTGTCATGATGTTGGTTTCTTTCATACTTATGTATATCTGGCCAGCAGTTTATTCTGGACTTGTATCATTTGGAGAAGGAATCAGTAAATTAGGACCAGTTGGAGCAGGAATCTATGGATTCTTCAACAGATTATTAATACCTGTTGGATTACATCATGCTTTGAACTCAGTATTCTGGTTTGATGTTGCTGGAATTAATGATATCCCTAACTTCCTAGGTGGAGCAAAATCTATCGCTGAAGGAACAGCTGTAATAGGAAAAACTGGAATGTATCAAGCTGGATTCTTCCCAATCATGATGTTTGGATTGTTAGGAGCTTGTCTTGCATTTGTAAAAACTGCAAAACCTGAAAACAGAGCAAAAATCTCTTCTATCATGTTAGCAGCTGGATTTGCAAGTTTCTTTACTGGAGTTACAGAACCTATCGAATTTGCATTCATGTTCGTTGCTCCTGGATTATATTTATTACATGCTATATTAACTGGTATATCTGTATTCATTGCAGCATCTATGCACTGGATGGCAGGATTTGGATTCTCAGCTGGATTTATTGATTTAGTTCTTTCAACAAGAAATCCACTGGCTCAAGGTTGGTATATGCTTATAATACAAGGACTTGTATTCTTTGTAATTTATTATGTAGTATTTAAATATGCCATTGAAAAATTCAATCTAAAGACTCCTGGTAGAGAAGATGATGATACTGCTGAAGTTACAGAAACAGTCAAAGTTACTTCTAATACTGAATTAGCTACTGCTTTATTACCTCTTTTAGGTGGAAAAGCAAATATAGTCAACATTGATAACTGTACTACTAGATTAAGACTTGATGTAGTAGATAGCTCTGTAGTTAAAGATGGAGAAATCAAAAAACTTGTTCCTGGTGTATTAAAACCAAGTAAGACAGCTGTTCAAGTAATAGTTGGTCCTGAGGTTGAGTTTGTTGCAACAGAATTAAAGAAATTAGTATAA
- a CDS encoding energy transducer TonB, which yields MKKYFIIALLLHGMLFFKLSLPTVTKDLDAKENSLKQSVPVTFTQVSKTVPAAAPPPQTVAEPPKPKEIPKKEVKPETPKPVPKKTVPKKDIPKKETIKEPEASEVKKAPEPSETSTYSSSSANNNSGLPGMDSLLTANADGTYNAVSNHGIKYKITREIPPTYPKQAENIRYRKKVIVRAKFLVDQFGNVKNISIIDSHSKLGFDQAVIDALGKWKFSPIVYNGKVISVYFQKEFVFEPKS from the coding sequence ATGAAGAAATACTTTATTATAGCACTTCTGCTGCATGGAATGCTCTTTTTTAAATTGAGTCTTCCCACTGTTACAAAAGATTTAGATGCTAAAGAAAATTCTTTGAAACAGAGTGTACCAGTTACTTTTACACAAGTGAGCAAGACGGTTCCAGCAGCAGCTCCACCACCTCAAACTGTTGCAGAGCCTCCAAAACCAAAGGAGATTCCTAAGAAAGAGGTAAAACCTGAAACACCTAAACCTGTTCCAAAGAAAACAGTGCCTAAAAAAGATATACCTAAAAAAGAAACAATAAAAGAACCAGAAGCAAGCGAAGTAAAAAAAGCCCCTGAACCTTCAGAAACTTCTACTTACAGCTCAAGTTCTGCCAATAACAATTCTGGACTTCCTGGTATGGACAGCTTACTTACAGCTAATGCTGATGGTACTTACAATGCTGTTTCCAATCATGGAATAAAATACAAGATAACTAGAGAAATTCCTCCTACATATCCTAAACAAGCTGAAAATATTAGATACAGGAAAAAAGTAATAGTAAGGGCTAAATTTCTTGTAGACCAGTTTGGTAATGTGAAAAACATATCTATTATTGATTCTCATAGTAAATTAGGATTCGATCAGGCTGTAATAGATGCTTTAGGAAAATGGAAATTTTCTCCTATTGTATATAATGGAAAAGTTATAAGTGTGTATTTCCAAAAAGAATTTGTTTTTGAACCAAAATCATAA
- a CDS encoding ExbD/TolR family protein, which produces MARYKKKRALLTPDLTPLIDVVFLLLIFFIVSTTFNKYGNIDIDLPTSTLASEETKDKNLEIIIDKDNRYFITLGDKKNVEITFEELDSYLNGVESVSVTGDKELKYQYIIDIITKVKQHGIENLGINFYE; this is translated from the coding sequence ATGGCTAGATACAAAAAAAAGAGAGCACTTCTTACTCCTGATCTTACACCACTTATAGATGTGGTATTCCTGCTTTTAATATTTTTCATAGTTTCTACAACTTTTAACAAATATGGTAATATTGATATCGACCTTCCAACTTCTACCTTAGCCAGTGAAGAAACTAAAGATAAGAATTTGGAAATTATTATTGATAAAGACAACAGATATTTCATTACTCTTGGGGATAAGAAAAATGTAGAAATAACTTTTGAGGAACTTGACAGTTATTTGAATGGAGTAGAAAGTGTCTCTGTAACTGGAGATAAAGAATTAAAATATCAGTATATCATAGATATCATAACTAAAGTAAAACAACATGGCATAGAAAATTTAGGAATAAATTTTTATGAGTAA
- a CDS encoding MotA/TolQ/ExbB proton channel family protein has translation MMYYFKVGGPLMWILFILSLISTTVIIERLFFFFKKEKTMNRNFRKEVILAVSNRDMCRIIEICDKERNSVGCTVKKFLCRCNICDTNLKDFHQFDQIIKEIEMDEISPLEKRLHILGIIAHVAPMLGLLGTVTGMIDAFKDLSKFGAGDPTIVADSISKALITTAAGLSIAIPALVVYNLLNKRIEEIEEEIDKITTNVINIVRG, from the coding sequence ATGATGTACTATTTTAAAGTGGGAGGTCCACTGATGTGGATACTTTTCATATTATCTCTTATCTCTACTACTGTTATAATTGAAAGATTATTCTTTTTCTTTAAAAAAGAAAAAACTATGAACAGAAATTTTAGAAAAGAAGTAATACTAGCTGTTTCTAACAGAGATATGTGTAGAATAATTGAAATTTGTGACAAAGAGAGAAATTCTGTTGGATGTACAGTGAAAAAATTCCTTTGCAGATGCAATATATGTGATACTAATCTAAAAGATTTTCACCAGTTCGATCAGATAATAAAAGAAATTGAGATGGATGAGATAAGTCCTCTGGAAAAAAGACTTCATATCTTAGGAATAATAGCTCATGTGGCTCCTATGCTTGGACTTTTGGGAACTGTTACTGGAATGATTGATGCCTTCAAAGATCTTTCTAAATTTGGAGCTGGAGATCCTACTATTGTAGCTGACAGTATATCAAAAGCATTGATAACTACAGCAGCAGGACTTTCTATTGCTATTCCAGCATTAGTGGTATACAATTTGTTAAATAAGAGAATCGAAGAAATTGAAGAGGAAATAGATAAAATAACAACTAATGTTATTAATATTGTGAGGGGATAA